CGGGATCCTTTGCACATACGTAAGGTTCTTTTATAggtttatctttattttttattaatttaatgatTATATAATGGCCCATTGCCTACAAAATCAGTTGTCCTCAGATAGGAGATAATCATTTCAACttgattaaaaatcaaaaagtaaTAATTAAATTGAATAATATTTTTACTACACGAAAGAGTAAATTATAATAtgtattaaaaactaaaaacagtgagtttttaacaatttttactATTACTTTGTGGTTGCTCAAAATGTGTCCCACATATTTGTCACCACCGTCAGATATTtataaaaagcagtaaaatcagGCAACTACAAGGTCAACTACATTCCTGAGGACCTCATTTTCAAACCTTCAGCTCTTCTGCATGCTTCAAGATCACTCAAGCTTCTGTAAGTTTGCTATTGTCTCTTAAActtgttcatatttttggacACTGCTACTGTCACAACCATAACATGTCAACACCGTCTCTTttgtataaaaaatatttgattagGTTATGACATAAATGTATACTTTTTAAGAGGAGGTCTGAAGTAGCAACAGAGGGGAAACAAGATGGCTAATGTGAACGACTCATAATGTCAACGACTGCATATCATTTGAAAGAGTAGgttttttttcaccactgtcAGGTTTTCTGTCTGAAGGTGGTGACAAAAACCTCCAAATGGTCCTCAATAAAGGCTAAATATGTAATTGTTGATCACAATAAATACCAATATGACCTTTAATGTTTCATTAACctcttttatatctttatttatgtaattCCTCCTATATTTCCTCCATATTATCCACCCTAGGGGATGAGGTGTGCCTTCCCTATCTCATTTCACTATTATGCCATGTTCATTTGGCACATAGTGCACCTACTACCTACCTACATAACACATAGTATACAATATCCCGTGTAGGCTATGCATCTCCAATGACTAAAGCCAAATGAAAATGGCATgacaacatttaaccaaatctAATGTTCACTGTAAGTTTACAGAAGAATATAATGTATTAATGAGTAGGGGGCACTAGATGAcagtttaagatgatgtcagtgatgcattgtaaattatgactttatttttactatgatgatttgatatttgattatATGGGGATGGGGTACTTTTAATAATGACATTGCTTATTGTACCGTATATtccttgaaaaatgtttatcacaGTGCTCAggattgttattttttggaccaaatagttaaataaagttgtcttGACTTGAGTGGTATACATTTCAGAATTGTACGTTGTAATGAGGCTACTGTCACCACCGTCAGATTAGTGTCACCACCGTCAGAGggagtttgatttgttttaaatgaatatgcTTACAATATGTTTCTTCAGAGCTGTTGAGTTATTAAAGTAGTAGTCtcttttaatacaaaaatatgtttgttaaataaaaaaaaaaacatactttttctGTTTAGACTAAAAGGAAACGTTGTATGATGTTAGATCTTTTAAAGTAGTACACGTGaaacagtataaaaaaaaacaaaagtgaacaTTCAACTTTTAACAGCATATTTGTGTACTCAGAATCCCAGATAATGATTTAAATACTCTAAATACATATTAGACCAcataaataagaaatatttgctttttattgtGTCTGACAGTGTGGACACAAACAAAGTAATAACTGGAAAAATgcctgttttaaaacaaaagtacaaAATGGGGGAGGTTGCAACGGTATATTGCTGAACAGCCAAGACCTTCGTCTATAATGATATACCTACAGATTTTTTAAGTAAActaactttttattttcaaaattaaaacctgTTTTATCCAAATTCCCAAGAATCAGTTAGGcgcgtcactttaaatgaagctgAGGTAAAGAATTGTGGAtcgtctttttttcctctcctttggtaaaggttggtccagtgtttccaagGCTTTTCTTAACATTTAGAAAATTCAAACAGCCTTTGTTATGGCTGACACTAAAATACTCCCAGGTGCATTTtactcagttaggaaccttcctaagcaaaaaGGACTATTCGAACGGACCCTGGGAGAAACATAGACACTTAATACAGTGGGAGAGACTGGACTCAGGTGTGACaaacgttcacactgcagttaaaagtgacctgaatctgatttttttgctcacatgtgactcatatctgatttttttctgacagtgtgaacagcccaagtcacattgaatctgacctttttgaatcagattcaggccactttcgtaTGAGGTTCTtaatcagatacgtatctgatcttttggaagttgactgcagtgtgtcCAACAAAACAGtaagatctgagaaaagatcagaattgagcattgaggcctgcagtgtgaacatagccaAAGAATCTGGAACGTAACCTGGCAGATAGTAATAAATACACAAGGACAAGGAATCACAGGAGGACACACAATCACAAAGAACTATAaacagcaaattaaaaaaaacaacatcattaaaataaaaaaacgaTATTAATAGCCATTATCCAACAACCATTATATGGCACAATGTTTATCATAGTGTAGAAATAAATGATACCAGTAACACAAAATACAGAGAAGTTGGTTGATTTAGCATCTATTTCTAAAACCTTAGAGTGAAAGGTGGTCATACCTGCCATGGCTCCATTGTTTGCAAAGTGGCACAGCTTTTCCCTCTGAATGGCCCTCTCCCTGGCTCACAATTCATTGCGTCATCAAGAGCATAAGCCAGAGCATACACAGCTTTGTAGATATTATACTCAGGCCTGAGGTTTGAAACATCCAAAAAGTCTGTCTTGGCATTTTCTAAGTCTTCATCTCCAGTGCAGAGTGTTTCTCCAGCTTTCAAGCTTCCTGATGGAGAAAACTGACACTGAAATGTGAATTCCCAGAACTGCCTCACCTGAAATCCAGTGTAACATAAGAAATAGTATTAACAAAATTATGACAAATACATCATTATTTATTGCTAACAGAAATGAGACATTTTGGAGCAAATTTAACCCCCACCATGTTATTTACAGAGCTATCTTTGTCAGGACGTGTTTGTAATAGAAATTCCTGGAACCCTGGAATCTCCCCTCGCCGGATGGCAATGCCGAGTGTTCCCTGCAGGTACGGCATGAGTTCAGGAGTCTGCAGCACAGTAGATGCTGTCCAGGCTTCACTGGCTATCCACTGCAGATCTGTCACATTCTGCCTCAGCACCTACATGTAGCAATACTTAAGTTTTTAGATATGAAAAAACAGGGTGACACTTTATTCTAAGTATGCATAAGAttgacatgacacctgtcattcaCATGGAGGAGGCTTTATGAACGTTTATGAAGTGCCAACTGGCAAATTCTATCACCTTTAATTCAAAGTTGACATTGTTTGATCCCTTTTGGTTTTTTGTGCAGCAATGTCAGGCTATAGCCATCTGTCTAAGCCTGGTATAAAGACTGGAAACAATAGGGAAGAGTGGGGTAAGATCCAGTTTTGACCCATGTGGCTGCAGGAAAGGTAAAAAATGCTGCAGGGCAACCAGACAGAGCGCAGAGTACATTGAAAACTTCCACTCTTGGTTTCAGATGTCTGGTGGTGTGTGTATAAATGGTTTCACTCttaatttaatacatttaaggTGAAATAATTGACAAAATGACACCTAATGATAACATTCATAAAGGTCCATAAAACCTCCTTGatgttaatgacaggtgtcatgtcataATCACAACAGTGTACTTCTCACATGAAGTGCTACCAATAACAGTCTATGGAAATGTGAAGTAGAAAagcacttttttaaacataaagtaAGATATTACTTTTCATGCAAATTCATTTGTGCCTtaaaaaactgcacaaatgACTCCTATAGATTTTCCAGTCTTCCCTGTATCAGCTCATAAATCTGGTCTGATTATTCAATTCAGTTATATTTTTCCTGGTTGTTTGGAAGTGGCCTACTCATCTCACTGAAGACTAAAACAATAGATCTTACATaatatttcaagcaaatttAACTTCAACTCAATATTTCTCAGCCAAAAAATAATAcatgcagaaaacaaaaacagtgttcAAACAGTGTTATACTTTCATTCCAACCTCTGCCATTAGATGAATCATGTGGAACTCATGTGCAAAAACCATGACCACACGAGCTGTGGATGTCTTCATCACCCCAACAAGCCTTCTAAGTTCACTTGGGTCACTGTCCCAGGGCAAAACCTCTAAATAGGCCAGACAACCTCCTCTGGACTCAGCCAGATCAGACTGGAAGGATCGAGCAACATTGAGTCCATAATCATCATCGCTGACCAGAAGGCCAACCCACGTCCAGCTGAAGTGTTTCAGAATCTGAATCATTGCACGCACCTGAAGGAAAATAAAGGTGAGAGAGAAGTGGTGCAATGATGTACACAGAAATTATGGTTATACACAGAGGCCATTCATTTCTGTACACTTAACAGCATAATCAAAGATAACATTCAGCATAAAATGTCATTAAGCATTTGTGTGTCCACAAGTTTTCTGTCAAATTAAACATAATAAAATGGTATTTTTTATTCTGGCAGAAGAGATTCACCTGGAAAGCGTCACTTGGGATTGTTCTGAAGAAAGATGGAAACCGCTGTCGATCACTAAGGCACgaacaagtggaaaaataacTCACCTATAATGAAAGTATTCAGTATTATATAACAATTTATGATTTAGGCTGTTTCtccctttaaaaatattgaCTTGAAAACAGGATGTAGGTACATTCTAAGAGAAATAGAGGACGGAAGAACTTACAAGTGGCATTTTGTAAAGACCCAGCACATTTGAAGTGGCAATAGAAAATGTAGAGGCATAATCACCAACGATCCCCAGGACTGGAGGAGTCCCCGAACAGTTCTCTTTAAACACATACTGCTCATCTCTGCCACTGGCAAGAGACAGTCCACCACTGAACCCAATCAAAAGTGTTCCACAGTTGTCATACAGACTGTATCCCAGAGTCACATTAGGTAACAGACTGGAGTTCCTGTTGATCTCATCAATAGTGTAGACCATTGTCATTGCATGCCTGAACCCCAGAGTGTCAAACCTAATGCACAAAACATCACagttagaaatgaaaaaaaaaaaatgacttaactgttattaaaattaaatgcattgTACTTGATTAATGTTGCTGGGTCTCTCAGATGCAGGTGTCAAATTGCATGTTTGTTTCACTTACCCGTTGCAGCTGGGCTGCTGAGGCTCTGAGGTATAAGTCCACTCAGGGAAAACAGAGGAATAGTGTACCTCAAACAGCCCACCCAGAATCACATTTCCCTGCTTGTGCATTTCATTCAGTTGaaacttttcttttaatttacaAGATAACGAATTAGAGTCAGGTACAGAGTATGAAACTAAGATGAAGAAATATATGTGTGGAAAAGCTCCCATAACTGCCCTCCTCCCTTCACAACTAGTTTCATTGTTCAGACACATCTTGTTTTATACACAGGGCTTTCATTCCCAAAGCACGCTCTCCATTATTGTTTCATCTGTATCTGGTTATAGGGCAGGGCCTTACACACATAAATATTAAACTGTTAATGTAATGAATTGTCATGTGGATACTTGAAACACAAAAAGACATTTcagcaaacacaacaacaacattttCATTTGGTGTGCTTGCACCATTGGTTATTTTTTTGAAGGAGTGTCTCTATAATGAACTATAAGTGTGTTTTAATGGAATTAGTTTTTGAAATTCTTGCAGTTAAGGAGCTGAATTATATCTAAGTTATACAGTGATGTTGATAATAATGTAAGTTGCAAACGATATGAAACTATCACCAGAAAGACGGAAAACCTCAACAGTGTGATCATGATCATATAAACCTATTTAGCAGACCTCAGAGagacaccaaaagttaaaaaagaatatttttttattttttttaaaccaacaaGACAACTCTGGGCAATAACATTGAGACCTGGGAGATTTCTACTTAATAGATACAATATATACTGGTTCAAACCAGCAGAATATTTAACTGTAACTGCTTTCATTACTTGAGTGCTATTATAGGTTAAATGGCTCGACCCATGATTGCTTTCTTTGTGTTCCTCTCTGGTCTCAGCAGGATTATGTAACATTTGGGTCCAAACAGTGCCACCAACAGGCCAAAACTGGAGGCCAGGATGGCAAATATCTCGACAGCGTCTGCATACTTCCCTGGTGAGTTGACATAAGCAGGGACAAAGGCAACCCACACAGCACAGAAGATCAGCATGCTGAAAGTGATGAGTTTGGCCTCATTGAAGTTGTCGGGCAGATTCCTGGCCAGAAACGCCAACAGGAAGCTGAGGATAGCCAGAAAGCCAATATAACCCAACAAGACAGCAAAACCAATGGTGGACCCGACAACACACTCATAAACTATCTTGTCATTGAAGTATTGAGTGTTTTtatgaggagaaggagaggaggagacgaTCCAGACAGTACAAATCGCTGCCTGAACAGAAGTCAGGACCAGTACTGTCCCTCGCTGTTGCATGGCACCAAACCACTTGAGAACAGCTCCCCCTCCTGGCTTGGAGGCCTTGAACACAGCAAGAACCACCATGGTTTTCACCAAAATACATGACACACAAAGAACAAAGATGATCCCGAATGCTGCGTGTCTCAGCTGGCATGTCCAAAGATTGGGACGACCAATGAACAGCAGTGAACACAGGAAGCAGAGTTTTAGTGCCACCAGGAGCAGGAAACTCAACTCTGAGTTGTTGGCTCGGACCATGGGCGTGCTGCGATGATAGGTGAAGATCCCCAGGACGACAACACAGAGAAATGAGCCCAGTAAGGAGGCAGTTGTGAGGCAGATTCCCAAAGGCTCATGGTAGGAGAGAAACTCTGATTCCTTAGGAACACAGTGGTCACGCTCTGGACTGGACCAGAAATCTTCTGGACAATTGGTGCACTCCATGGAGTCTGAGGAAGAGGATGAGGTTTTTTTTATACAGAGAAAAATCTTCTCACAGGAAAATCAGGATATTCAGCATGATGACCTACCAGATGAATTACTGATCTGTCCCTCAGAACAAGGGACACAGTCAAAGCAGCACTCAGGTTGTCCTTTCCTTCTGGCCATGCGGGTACCTGGAGGACAACTCTCACTGCACACTGACCGAGGTGGCTGTAGGTAAGAAAACAAATCCATTATTCTGTATAGATTTAGAATCTATCAACAGTCTGTCCTTACAGTGAGAAATGACCTTCTTTGATTTGAAGTTCCAGAAGATTTTGTCTTCATCAATTTTAAGTTCTTCACCTCTCAAATCCGACCTTTTCACCTCACCCACAGTTTGAACTTTAGTTCTTCCATCAGGGAGCCACAGCCAGCTGATGACATCATAGATCGGTAGGGCATCACCGTTGTCATCAAATGAAACTTGGTCACCAAAGGGTGTGGTGAAGTTGACCTTTTGTAAATAATGAACAAGCTGCGAATGGAGAATGAAAAAACATTGTAGAGAAGATCAAAATTTTAACAAActgaaaggcaagaaaaagaTCCACAACTCAAACTGCTCTCAAAAATGTCCAATGTCAAAAGCACAGAAATCAAAATGCTCCCCAAAGATGAGGACACTTGGGTTACtgcatacaaaaacacacagtgcactaacaacagactggaggTCCATCTGAAAGGTACAAAAAATGACTTGCGAGGTCTGTTCTtatccacttttccttaaccctgaTGAGAAACatcacagggtcaaggaaaggtgggagtgaGAGGAAAGGGGAACAGCTAATGTTGTGGACATGACTTCAGTTTGCTgtttaaaaactacaatttactGTTAATGGACTACAAAATCTATCATCTGGGGCGTAAACTATTTTGATAAATATGAGGTTTTTATAGCCTAAAATATCTTCAGGATGGGACACTTTGACTCTGATTATCTAGAACAGCTGAAATCTCTTAAGTTGAACTTCTTTTATAGACAGTACCAGTAGATGAATGATATTTAAGGTCTTATATTTGCTAAGGCATTTATGAAgtcattttctttcattctctACCTACCAGTTATATCTTCACTTCTTTCTTGTttgtgttaaatatttcagtctaCTCTGGTTCCCTCAGCTGGTTATGTGAGGAACACTATAAACCACCAATAAAACCTCCAATCAATATTTCCTTTGTCTTACCTTCATAATTAGGATGAGTAACACACTGATCACATTAAGGCAATATACcaactttaaagggatacttcaacattttgacaaattcatccattgccataatccctatagtcttagtaataggttcgttacctttaggtGTTGGTGCAatttatttttagatcggccgctgccgagttctgacctgctgtgccaactcaacttaagcagacggtattccggctttccctcgtcaaactcatcaaatccacaatccagcaactccaaaacgctctcgttgacaagttgtgacctgtacattcaccacactatgaaataatcatggaacattatgagacagagatgttttaaagctaaatgcaaagccggaactacactccagacatggctgctgcactgtgtcactccgcccagtggttcactcaagaaatagttccaagtatttgcttcatgcgtcataatgttacataattatacgttattatttcatagcatggtgaatgtgcaggtcacagcttgtccacaagagcgttttggagtttttggattgtgtatttgatgagtttgattagggaaagccggaataccgtctgcttaagttgagttggcacagcaggtcagaactcggcagcggccgatctaaaaataaattgcaccaacaactaaaggtaacgaacctattactaagactataggaattatggcaatggacgaatttgccaaaatgttgaagtatc
This region of Cheilinus undulatus linkage group 2, ASM1832078v1, whole genome shotgun sequence genomic DNA includes:
- the LOC121516777 gene encoding extracellular calcium-sensing receptor-like — translated: MHKQGNVILGGLFEVHYSSVFPEWTYTSEPQQPSCNGFDTLGFRHAMTMVYTIDEINRNSSLLPNVTLGYSLYDNCGALVIGFSGGLSLASGRDEQYVFKENCLGTPPVLGIVGDSASTFSIATSNVLGLYKMPLVSYFSTCSCLSDRQQFPSFFRTIPSDAFQVRAMIQILKHFSWTWVGLLVSDDDYGLNVARSFQSDLAESRGGCLAYLEVLPWDSDPSELRRLVGVMKTSTARVVMVFAHEFHMIHLMAEVLRQNVTDLQWIASEAWTASTVLQTPELMPYLQGTLGIAIRRGEIPGFQEFLLQTRPDKDSSVNNMVRQFWEFTFQCQFPPSGSLKAGETLCTGDEDLENAKTDFLDVSNLRPEYNIYKAVYALAYALDDAMNCEPGRGPFRGKSCATLQTMEPWQLVHYLQKVNFTTPFGDQVSFDDNGDALPIYDVISWLWLPDGRTKVQTVGEVKRSDLRGEELKIDEDKIFWNFKSKKPPRSVCSESCPPGTRMARRKGQPECCFDCVPCSEGQISNSSDSMECTNCPEDFWSSPERDHCVPKESEFLSYHEPLGICLTTASLLGSFLCVVVLGIFTYHRSTPMVRANNSELSFLLLVALKLCFLCSLLFIGRPNLWTCQLRHAAFGIIFVLCVSCILVKTMVVLAVFKASKPGGGAVLKWFGAMQQRGTVLVLTSVQAAICTVWIVSSSPSPHKNTQYFNDKIVYECVVGSTIGFAVLLGYIGFLAILSFLLAFLARNLPDNFNEAKLITFSMLIFCAVWVAFVPAYVNSPGKYADAVEIFAILASSFGLLVALFGPKCYIILLRPERNTKKAIMGRVYMIMITLLRFSVFLVIVSYLSYSVPDSNSLSCKLKEKFQLNEMHKQGNVILGGLFEVHYSSVFPEWTYTSEPQQPSCNGFDTLGFRHAMTMVYTIDEINRNSSLLPNVTLGYSLYDNCGTLLIGFSGGLSLASGRDEQYVFKENCSGTPPVLGIVGDYASTFSIATSNVLGLYKMPLVSYFSTCSCLSDRQRFPSFFRTIPSDAFQVRAMIQILKHFSWTWVGLLVSDDDYGLNVARSFQSDLAESRGGCLAYLEVLPWDSDPSELRRLVGVMKTSTARVVMVFAHEFHMIHLMAEVLRQNVTDLQWIASEAWTASTVLQTPELMPYLQGTLGIAIRRGEIPGFQEFLLQTRPDKDSSVNNMVRQFWEFTFQCQFSPSGSLKAGETLCTGDEDLENAKTDFLDVSNLRPEYNIYKAVYALAYALDDAMNCEPGRGPFRGKSCATLQTMEPWQLVHYLQKVNFTTPFGDQVSFDDNGDALPIYDVISWLWLPDGRTKVQTVGEVKRSDLRGEELKIDENKIFWNFKSKKPPLSVCSESCPPGTRMARRKGQPECCFDCVPCSEGQISNSSDSTECTSCPEDFWASPERDHCIPKETEFLSYHEPLGICLTTASLLGSFLCAVVLGIFTYHRSTPMVRANNSELSFLLLVALKLCFLCSLLFIGRPSLWTCQLRHAAFGIIFVLCVSCILVKTMVVLAVFKASKPGGGAVLKWFGAMQQRGTVLVLTLIQAVICTIWIVSSSPSPHKNTQYFNDKIVYECVVGSTIGFAVLLGYIGFLAILSFLLAFLARNLPDNFNEAKLITFSMLIFCAVWVAFVPAYVNSPGKYADAVEIFAILASSFGLLVALFGPKCYIILLRPERNTKKAIMGRAISK